The following coding sequences are from one Prionailurus viverrinus isolate Anna chromosome D2, UM_Priviv_1.0, whole genome shotgun sequence window:
- the LOC125147907 gene encoding pterin-4-alpha-carbinolamine dehydratase-like yields MAGKTQRLSDEERNQLLPNLRALGWNELEGRDAIFKQFHFKDFIWAVGFMMRVALQAQKLDHHPEWCNMYSKAHITLSTRECAGLLEQDINLASFIEQLAVSMT; encoded by the coding sequence ATGGCTGGCAAAACACAGAGGCTAAGTGATGAGGAGAGGAACCAGCTGTTGCCAAACCTGAGAGCTCTAGGGTGGAACGAGCTGGAAGGCAGAGATGCTATCTTCAAGCAGTTCCATTTCAAAGACTTCATTTGGGCCGTTGGCTTCATGATGAGGGTGGCCCTGCAGGCTCAGAAACTAGACCACCATCCCGAATGGTGTAACATGTACAGTAAGGCCCACATCACCCTGAGCACCCGTGAATGTGCAGGCCTTTTAGAACAGGACATAAACCTGGCCAGCTTCATTGAACAATTAGCAGTGTCCATGACATAG